The bacterium genome has a window encoding:
- a CDS encoding LysM peptidoglycan-binding domain-containing protein, with protein sequence MSIDHRCLPVFISFLAVGFVGCAHLTQELPPAPEPAMEEPAPSVSVPSSLHTVAPGETVWAIARRYDLTVEELVDLNAIADVRQVSVGTELIVPGAPESILPELPEPAAELERPDVAAAPIPAVEDASHNYRVRRGETLWRIAQRHGIEAAELAAMNGMQRPERLRAGRVIQVPGEAPPQECACDRPQPVEIAIQEPVACEAPPAPPRAPAPAPVSGTPYAAIDAVLTVGDAYLDSARFEEAIDMADLGLDLLGELWVREDAGPRIARAELLRGIAHVALERPSEGRASFRAALRVEPEIVVGSDASPKVQEVFDSARMEVSAALASQ encoded by the coding sequence GTGTCGATCGACCATCGCTGTCTGCCCGTATTCATTTCGTTCCTGGCGGTCGGATTCGTGGGCTGTGCCCACCTGACGCAGGAACTCCCGCCCGCTCCGGAACCCGCGATGGAGGAGCCGGCTCCGAGCGTCTCGGTGCCCTCATCGCTCCACACAGTGGCACCCGGCGAGACGGTCTGGGCGATCGCACGGCGCTACGACCTGACGGTGGAAGAGTTGGTCGACCTGAACGCCATCGCTGATGTCCGCCAGGTCTCCGTTGGGACGGAGTTGATCGTACCCGGCGCACCGGAATCGATCCTACCCGAGCTGCCGGAACCGGCAGCCGAGTTGGAGCGACCCGATGTTGCCGCGGCTCCAATCCCCGCGGTCGAAGACGCCTCGCATAACTACCGGGTGCGTCGAGGCGAGACCCTCTGGCGTATCGCCCAGCGCCACGGAATCGAAGCGGCTGAACTGGCCGCGATGAACGGAATGCAACGCCCCGAGCGCCTCCGAGCCGGCCGTGTCATCCAGGTTCCGGGCGAAGCGCCTCCCCAGGAGTGTGCCTGTGACCGTCCCCAGCCGGTCGAGATCGCGATCCAGGAGCCGGTCGCGTGCGAGGCGCCGCCGGCGCCTCCGCGGGCACCCGCGCCCGCCCCGGTTTCCGGAACGCCCTACGCCGCGATCGACGCGGTCCTCACGGTTGGCGATGCCTACCTCGATTCGGCTCGCTTCGAGGAAGCCATCGATATGGCCGATCTCGGTCTGGATCTACTGGGCGAACTCTGGGTTCGGGAGGACGCAGGCCCTCGAATCGCCCGCGCGGAGCTTCTTCGCGGGATTGCCCACGTGGCCCTGGAGCGGCCCTCCGAGGGGCGAGCCTCGTTTCGCGCCGCGCTGCGAGTCGAACCCGAGATCGTGGTCGGCTCCGACGCATCTCCGAAGGTCCAGGAGGTCTTCGACTCCGCTCGAATGGAAGTCTCCGCAGCCCTCGCATCCCAGTAA